One Thiocapsa bogorovii DNA segment encodes these proteins:
- a CDS encoding V-type ATP synthase subunit F codes for MVTCAFLGDEVSGLGFRLAGVEVHCPEPQDVRALFQRLCEESRVIVMTAEIAATLPPEQLREAELATWPLVLVVPDVRNRVAAPDLVADVRRRLGMAE; via the coding sequence ATGGTGACCTGTGCCTTTCTCGGCGACGAGGTCAGCGGGCTCGGGTTCCGGCTCGCGGGGGTCGAGGTTCACTGCCCCGAGCCTCAGGATGTGCGTGCGCTCTTTCAGCGGCTGTGCGAGGAGTCCCGGGTCATCGTCATGACGGCTGAGATTGCGGCCACACTGCCGCCCGAGCAGTTGCGAGAGGCGGAGTTGGCGACCTGGCCGCTGGTCCTCGTCGTCCCGGACGTACGCAACCGCGTTGCTGCACCGGATCTCGTCGCCGATGTGCGGCGCCGCTTGGGGATGGCCGAATGA
- a CDS encoding ATP synthase subunit C, translated as MNRQILFAGVMVLGVALLAGISSVVFWQSGAFASEVVALEVMPLDPDVLRWGYLAAALATMAGSIAAAYAVATIGAAAVGALAEKPELFGRMVILVGLAEGIAIYGLIISVLILNRLG; from the coding sequence ATGAATCGACAAATCCTGTTCGCCGGCGTGATGGTGCTGGGCGTTGCTCTGCTCGCCGGAATCTCCAGCGTGGTGTTTTGGCAGTCGGGTGCGTTTGCCTCCGAGGTCGTCGCGCTCGAGGTGATGCCGCTGGATCCGGATGTGCTGCGCTGGGGCTATCTGGCGGCCGCTCTCGCGACCATGGCTGGCTCGATTGCGGCGGCCTATGCGGTCGCCACCATCGGCGCCGCGGCCGTCGGCGCCTTGGCCGAGAAGCCCGAACTGTTCGGACGAATGGTGATCCTGGTCGGGCTCGCGGAAGGTATCGCCATCTATGGCCTGATCATCTCGGTATTGATCCTCAACCGGCTCGGCTGA
- a CDS encoding V-type ATPase 116kDa subunit family protein, producing MLRPASTRWFEVLCPRRESVRTVTELARTGAVEIEIRDRVCGDFSLEYLSEGLGVYEALRVRYARYWERARLRRKMLVESPDVVLERALARIGAWRHEADPLIDILQSCEEELTRLKWLAQVIGKIIDSPLDFGAVARSGPVLGTFCTILPRDARPQLPDDVIPRQIPWGDEYCAMILGPRDRLDAVKRLVQAAKGRVIERPPWLKGDARDSLARIGARREFLSTRVVYLKAELDTLFDEYDLGDTLGEVAGLAWFAEHVGCLERAGELLVWVTGWTDDLGGERLRAALDSGRTRALLRLTNPPPGKRPPQILDNPPWMRPFELFARALGVPGSDEADPTPVLIVVVPLLFGYMFGDVGQGAVLVGVGLWLQRRWPEARLMVLGGGSAMVFGVLFGSLFGREDIIPALWMHPLHDPLTLLGVPLLFAVVLLSLGHLLSGLSALWRGELGRWLMQDLGFLVLYLGLIATVFRPGLGWVALLGLAWYLIGAFMVHRALLGGLAAIGHLLESGVQILVNTLSFARVGAFALAHSALSVAVVTMADAVPLWAGILIMILGNLLIILLEGLVVSIQTTRLVLFEFFNRFLQGTGRVFRPLPAPPPIVREAVQDAA from the coding sequence ATGTTGCGTCCTGCTTCCACGCGCTGGTTCGAAGTGCTGTGCCCACGGCGCGAAAGCGTGCGCACCGTGACCGAGCTCGCGCGCACCGGCGCGGTGGAGATCGAGATCCGCGATCGGGTCTGCGGGGATTTCTCGCTCGAGTATCTCTCCGAAGGGCTCGGGGTCTACGAGGCGCTGAGGGTGCGCTACGCACGCTATTGGGAGCGCGCACGGCTGCGCCGCAAGATGTTGGTCGAGTCGCCCGACGTCGTCTTGGAGCGCGCTCTGGCGCGGATCGGGGCGTGGCGGCACGAGGCCGATCCGCTGATCGACATCCTCCAGTCCTGCGAGGAGGAGTTGACCCGGCTCAAATGGTTGGCGCAAGTGATCGGCAAGATCATCGACAGTCCGCTCGACTTCGGCGCGGTGGCGCGCAGCGGACCGGTTCTCGGGACCTTCTGCACGATCTTGCCGAGGGATGCGCGGCCGCAGTTGCCGGACGACGTCATTCCGCGTCAGATCCCCTGGGGCGACGAATATTGCGCCATGATTCTAGGTCCGCGCGATCGGCTCGACGCGGTTAAGCGTTTGGTGCAGGCGGCCAAGGGACGGGTCATCGAGCGGCCGCCCTGGCTGAAGGGCGATGCGCGCGATTCGCTGGCAAGGATCGGTGCGCGGCGGGAGTTTCTCTCGACGCGGGTCGTCTATCTGAAGGCGGAGCTGGACACCCTGTTCGACGAATACGATCTCGGCGACACGCTGGGCGAGGTCGCCGGGCTGGCTTGGTTTGCCGAACATGTCGGCTGTCTGGAACGCGCCGGCGAGCTTCTGGTTTGGGTCACGGGTTGGACCGACGATCTCGGCGGCGAGCGGCTCCGAGCGGCCCTCGACTCGGGACGGACCCGCGCGTTGCTGCGCCTGACCAACCCTCCGCCCGGCAAGCGTCCGCCGCAGATCCTCGACAATCCGCCCTGGATGCGTCCGTTCGAGTTGTTCGCGCGAGCCTTGGGTGTCCCGGGCTCGGACGAGGCGGATCCGACGCCGGTGCTGATCGTCGTGGTGCCCCTGCTGTTCGGCTACATGTTCGGCGACGTGGGGCAGGGCGCGGTGTTGGTCGGCGTCGGGCTTTGGTTGCAGCGGCGCTGGCCGGAGGCGCGCCTGATGGTGCTCGGCGGTGGCTCTGCGATGGTTTTCGGGGTCCTGTTCGGGAGCCTCTTCGGTCGCGAGGACATCATCCCCGCACTCTGGATGCACCCGCTGCATGATCCATTGACCTTGCTCGGCGTCCCTCTGCTCTTCGCCGTCGTGTTGTTGAGTTTGGGCCATCTTCTATCGGGCCTGAGCGCACTCTGGCGCGGCGAGCTCGGGCGCTGGCTGATGCAGGATCTGGGCTTTCTGGTCCTCTATCTGGGGTTGATCGCGACGGTTTTCCGCCCGGGCCTCGGCTGGGTCGCGCTGCTCGGTTTGGCGTGGTACCTGATCGGCGCCTTCATGGTCCATCGCGCCCTGCTCGGCGGTCTCGCCGCCATTGGCCACCTCCTGGAGTCGGGCGTCCAGATCCTGGTCAATACGCTCTCGTTCGCCCGCGTCGGCGCCTTTGCGTTGGCGCATTCGGCACTCTCGGTCGCCGTGGTGACGATGGCGGATGCGGTACCGCTCTGGGCCGGGATCCTCATCATGATCCTGGGCAATCTCCTGATCATCCTTTTGGAAGGGCTGGTGGTCTCGATTCAGACCACGCGGCTCGTGCTGTTCGAGTTCTTCAACCGCTTCCTGCAGGGCACCGGGAGGGTCTTCCGGCCGCTCCCGGCGCCGCCGCCCATTGTGCGGGAGGCCGTCCAGGATGCGGCGTGA
- a CDS encoding ATPase, with the protein MDDTLQRLLEAEMRAEKIAQQAEAEQERTIQKAMADAKSENDRFTARIPDLHRGFIAKAEERAEQNVAELRRRYDERHVQLRDQAERREGEALDAAFQVLIDPDR; encoded by the coding sequence ATGGACGACACCCTCCAACGCCTTCTTGAAGCCGAGATGCGCGCCGAGAAGATCGCTCAGCAGGCCGAGGCCGAGCAGGAGCGGACGATTCAAAAAGCGATGGCGGATGCCAAATCCGAGAACGATCGCTTCACCGCCAGGATCCCGGATCTGCATCGGGGCTTTATCGCCAAGGCCGAGGAACGCGCCGAGCAGAACGTCGCGGAGCTTCGCCGTCGATACGACGAGCGTCACGTCCAATTGCGCGACCAGGCCGAGCGCCGCGAGGGCGAGGCGTTGGATGCCGCCTTTCAGGTCTTGATCGACCCCGATCGCTGA
- a CDS encoding V0D/AC39 family V-type ATPase subunit, with the protein MTIIADHAYLNTRVSVMATQLLEPTEIAALAHLPLPTLAERFGLTAILDAQQSTRARSRAVEQSLIQVLLSELLILVRPMNTAERALVLDWGRKYALFNLKTLIRGKLYDLDQKEIHDNLYELPEYMRLSEDMHTDLFRAENVLELLRQLEAGAHRTLARQAREVYEQQREPFALEAAIDQRYYAALQRHVMAFGDPDLAPLKRLVGAELDRINLLWLLRFRFSYQLSASETFYHLVPSMRLLTRDRLLNLANIETFEGILATLPAPLDRLLAGSKNIVEIQKRIGAYAAHEAHWVLHRTRSGVARALAYLMLRERDLLLLFALAQGQILNLPSAAIEIAVELAEPGCPWAGGRAA; encoded by the coding sequence ATGACCATCATTGCCGATCATGCCTACCTCAACACCCGCGTCTCCGTGATGGCGACGCAGCTGTTGGAGCCGACAGAGATCGCGGCGCTGGCGCACCTGCCCTTGCCCACCCTGGCGGAGCGTTTCGGGTTGACCGCCATCCTCGACGCACAACAGTCCACGCGCGCGCGCAGTCGGGCGGTCGAGCAAAGTCTCATCCAGGTCTTACTCTCGGAGCTTCTCATCTTGGTTCGGCCGATGAATACGGCCGAGCGGGCTCTCGTCCTCGACTGGGGCCGCAAGTACGCCCTCTTCAACCTCAAGACACTGATCCGCGGCAAGCTCTACGACCTCGATCAAAAGGAGATCCACGACAATCTCTATGAGCTCCCGGAGTACATGCGATTGTCGGAGGATATGCACACCGATCTCTTCCGTGCCGAGAACGTGCTGGAGCTCCTGCGGCAGCTGGAGGCCGGGGCCCATCGCACGCTGGCCCGCCAAGCGCGCGAGGTCTACGAGCAACAACGCGAGCCTTTCGCCTTGGAGGCCGCGATCGATCAGCGGTATTACGCCGCGTTGCAACGGCACGTGATGGCTTTCGGCGACCCGGATCTGGCGCCCTTGAAGCGACTTGTGGGCGCTGAGCTGGATCGCATCAATTTGTTGTGGCTGCTGCGTTTTCGGTTCTCCTATCAGCTCTCCGCCTCGGAGACCTTCTACCATCTTGTCCCGTCGATGCGTCTCCTGACGCGGGATCGGCTGCTGAATCTGGCCAATATCGAAACCTTCGAGGGTATCCTCGCGACATTGCCCGCGCCGCTGGATCGGCTGCTTGCCGGCAGCAAGAACATCGTGGAGATTCAGAAGCGCATCGGCGCCTACGCGGCGCACGAGGCGCATTGGGTCCTGCACCGCACGCGATCGGGCGTCGCGCGCGCATTGGCCTACCTGATGCTGCGTGAGCGCGACCTACTGTTGTTGTTCGCACTGGCCCAAGGCCAGATCCTGAATCTCCCGTCCGCCGCCATCGAGATCGCGGTGGAGCTGGCCGAGCCCGGATGTCCCTGGGCAGGCGGTCGAGCCGCCTGA
- a CDS encoding V-type ATP synthase subunit I yields the protein MKHVRLLVLTEDLPQASLALADMESFHPDTRPPTEARLAGLPGREYREVFAQANARLEKIGKLIPVPATPEIEQVRVVDFAELQTLNEWLGKVWNETSSYEEDLRRLDDEERLVKDQQAALANFAHLNIDLGMLRSKTRFLDFYVGLVPRENLRQLEGAIGLAGYILHLYMQQGENAHVVIVGPAGTKESQLSAVLDAAGFQNLPIPQELDRNPAELQRDLDAQRRSIDTQRKTLLETLERWSDPFAGPLLEARRTLMLAEPLVSLDPSIRSAGALAYLAGWVPARSAERLEARLRESLNHPFEMSVRNPTADERALVPTVPVKSRLLAPFAMLVKQYGVPEYGEVDPTPLFAVTFILMFGSMFGDIGQGAVIALAAWLLRKKLGGFWPFGLMAGLSSMFFGVLFGSIFGKEHLLPALWMSPLSDPLLMMRIALGWGVVFLTIACLLAIYNRLVIRNWSGAVFGHHGVVNLIFYLALIGGAVNIATAGESTAGVQASAADTFGTIPLLLVIGSLAALAWHSWQHQQAPISEKILVVVIETLETVIGYVSNTLSFLRVAAFSLNHVALSIAIFTLAGMMGAFGHVVTLILGNIFVIVLEGGIVMIQVMRLQYFEGFSRYFSGNGHEFAPLKFRRGSV from the coding sequence ATGAAACATGTCCGGCTCCTGGTTCTTACCGAGGATCTTCCGCAGGCATCGCTCGCCTTGGCGGACATGGAGAGCTTTCACCCGGATACCCGCCCGCCGACCGAGGCCCGACTCGCCGGTCTGCCGGGTCGCGAGTACCGCGAGGTCTTCGCCCAGGCCAATGCCCGTCTCGAGAAGATCGGCAAGTTGATCCCGGTGCCGGCGACTCCCGAGATCGAGCAAGTCCGTGTGGTCGATTTCGCGGAGCTGCAAACCTTGAACGAATGGCTGGGCAAGGTCTGGAACGAGACATCCAGCTACGAGGAGGATCTGCGTCGTCTCGACGACGAGGAGCGATTGGTCAAGGACCAGCAAGCCGCTCTGGCCAACTTCGCGCATCTCAACATCGATCTGGGGATGCTCCGCAGCAAAACGCGTTTCCTGGACTTTTACGTCGGCCTGGTCCCGCGCGAGAACCTGCGCCAACTGGAAGGCGCCATCGGCCTCGCCGGATACATCCTGCACCTTTATATGCAGCAGGGCGAAAACGCCCATGTCGTGATCGTCGGCCCCGCCGGAACCAAAGAGAGCCAGCTCTCCGCCGTGCTCGACGCCGCAGGCTTCCAAAACTTACCGATTCCGCAGGAGCTCGACCGCAACCCCGCGGAGCTGCAACGCGACCTCGATGCCCAGCGCCGATCCATCGACACGCAGCGCAAGACCCTGCTTGAGACGCTCGAGCGGTGGTCCGATCCCTTTGCCGGCCCTTTGCTGGAGGCGCGCCGGACCCTCATGCTCGCCGAACCCTTGGTTTCGCTCGATCCCTCGATCCGCAGCGCGGGCGCCCTCGCCTACCTCGCAGGCTGGGTCCCGGCACGTTCGGCGGAACGTCTCGAGGCACGCCTGCGCGAGTCCCTGAACCATCCCTTCGAGATGAGCGTGCGCAACCCGACGGCGGACGAGCGCGCCCTGGTGCCGACCGTTCCTGTGAAGAGCCGTCTCCTCGCACCCTTCGCCATGCTGGTGAAACAATACGGCGTGCCCGAGTACGGCGAGGTCGATCCCACGCCGCTCTTCGCGGTGACCTTCATCTTGATGTTCGGAAGCATGTTCGGCGACATCGGCCAAGGCGCCGTGATCGCCTTGGCCGCCTGGCTCCTGCGCAAGAAGCTCGGGGGCTTTTGGCCGTTCGGATTGATGGCCGGCCTCTCCTCGATGTTCTTCGGGGTCCTGTTCGGCAGCATCTTCGGCAAGGAACACCTGTTGCCCGCGCTCTGGATGAGCCCGCTCAGCGACCCGCTCCTGATGATGAGGATCGCCTTGGGATGGGGTGTGGTCTTTTTGACCATCGCCTGCCTCCTGGCAATCTACAATCGACTGGTGATCCGCAACTGGTCGGGTGCCGTTTTCGGACATCACGGCGTCGTCAACCTGATCTTCTATCTCGCGCTGATCGGCGGCGCAGTGAACATCGCCACGGCCGGTGAGAGCACAGCCGGGGTTCAGGCGAGCGCAGCCGATACGTTCGGAACGATCCCACTATTGCTGGTGATCGGCTCGCTTGCCGCGCTCGCCTGGCACAGTTGGCAGCACCAGCAGGCGCCGATCAGCGAGAAGATCCTGGTGGTCGTGATCGAGACCCTGGAGACCGTGATCGGCTATGTCTCCAACACCTTGTCGTTCCTGCGTGTCGCCGCCTTCAGTCTCAATCACGTCGCGCTCTCGATCGCCATCTTTACCCTGGCCGGCATGATGGGTGCATTCGGCCATGTCGTGACCCTGATCTTGGGCAACATCTTCGTCATCGTCCTCGAGGGCGGAATCGTGATGATTCAGGTGATGCGTCTGCAATATTTCGAGGGGTTCTCGCGTTACTTCTCGGGGAACGGCCATGAGTTCGCGCCCTTGAAGTTCCGGCGTGGATCGGTCTGA
- a CDS encoding ATP synthase subunit C, giving the protein MYWLVALMTFAVLGLILLGLMLEFRPNLATRARPWYKPAMATQLVVFVGAQLGLLVFGISDAFAVEPGMEGVAAAGELSVGMGLAIIGAGIPTALSTIGAGIAVGPIGAASLAAITEKPENLGRTLIYLGLAEGIAIYGLVISILLLNRI; this is encoded by the coding sequence ATGTACTGGCTCGTCGCCCTCATGACCTTTGCCGTCCTCGGCCTCATCCTGCTCGGACTCATGCTCGAATTTCGACCGAACCTCGCTACCCGGGCCCGGCCTTGGTACAAACCGGCGATGGCGACCCAGCTGGTGGTCTTCGTCGGCGCACAGCTCGGCTTGCTGGTGTTCGGTATCAGCGACGCGTTTGCCGTGGAGCCGGGCATGGAGGGCGTTGCCGCAGCGGGTGAGTTATCCGTCGGCATGGGCCTGGCCATCATCGGTGCCGGCATCCCCACCGCGCTTTCGACCATCGGTGCCGGTATTGCCGTCGGACCGATCGGCGCCGCGTCGCTCGCCGCCATCACCGAAAAGCCCGAGAACCTCGGCCGCACCCTCATCTATCTGGGCCTGGCCGAGGGTATCGCCATCTATGGGTTGGTCATCTCGATCCTGTTGCTCAACCGGATCTGA
- a CDS encoding V-type ATP synthase subunit F, with translation MVFLGEDRLSDGFRLIGFETHPNPDPELVDRTIRELLRGREKAFVVVDDAVMQQDIPSLKRVRREGGRIVVIAVPPLGEQPQLGSDVARRLAALFGNAVVNAKAEP, from the coding sequence ATGGTTTTTTTGGGCGAGGATCGGCTTTCGGACGGCTTTCGACTCATCGGCTTCGAGACCCATCCCAATCCCGATCCGGAGCTCGTCGACCGAACCATCCGGGAGCTCCTGCGCGGACGGGAGAAGGCCTTCGTGGTCGTCGACGATGCCGTCATGCAGCAGGACATCCCAAGCCTCAAGCGTGTGCGCCGTGAGGGAGGCCGCATCGTCGTGATCGCGGTGCCGCCGCTCGGCGAGCAGCCGCAGCTGGGTAGCGATGTGGCGCGACGCCTGGCGGCCCTGTTCGGCAACGCCGTGGTAAACGCCAAGGCAGAGCCGTGA
- a CDS encoding V-type ATP synthase subunit E, which produces MNQVQELEQAILARAERLAGEYRDRANRSRDNILREAAERLRMRESREESIAKTLADRTFRQHVQASELKMQTHLDRMRWNLVQDVERALAGRMKSFSEDLQRYDPWLDGLIARATNLIEENALIISANARDQKRLAERWDAILETLPSHKSATLSKEPIETLGGVLVTSRDQRIRVDNTYEGRLERLRPAVQQVILERLLPSGFDTGNLFSG; this is translated from the coding sequence GTGAATCAAGTACAAGAGCTTGAGCAGGCCATTCTGGCCCGCGCGGAACGGCTGGCCGGGGAGTATCGCGATCGCGCCAACCGCAGCCGCGACAACATCCTGCGCGAGGCCGCGGAACGGCTGCGCATGCGCGAGAGCCGCGAGGAGAGCATCGCCAAGACGCTCGCGGACCGGACCTTCCGCCAGCACGTGCAGGCCAGCGAGCTGAAGATGCAGACGCACCTGGACCGCATGCGCTGGAACCTCGTGCAGGATGTCGAACGCGCCCTCGCCGGACGCATGAAGTCGTTCAGCGAAGACCTTCAGCGCTACGACCCCTGGCTGGACGGCCTGATCGCGCGCGCAACCAACCTGATCGAGGAAAACGCTCTGATTATCTCCGCGAATGCGCGCGATCAGAAACGCCTGGCCGAGCGCTGGGACGCCATCCTCGAGACCCTGCCGAGCCACAAGAGCGCGACGCTCTCCAAAGAGCCGATCGAAACCCTCGGCGGGGTGCTCGTCACCAGCCGCGACCAGCGCATCCGCGTCGACAACACCTACGAGGGCCGACTCGAGCGTCTGCGTCCCGCCGTCCAACAGGTCATCCTCGAACGGCTGTTGCCGAGCGGGTTCGACACCGGCAACCTATTCAGCGGATGA
- a CDS encoding V-type ATP synthase subunit A, with the protein MSETKRTGIIRDINGPIVTVELPGVRSGEQVKIGDLGLFGEVISLRGQLAVVQTYESTDGVRPGEPALGLGWPLSVELGPGLMGGIFDGVQRPLEKIALESGDYIRRGISVPALDRAREWEFEPNRELSPGAKVGPGVVLGTVQETTTVLHRIMVPPGVEGELLEVAPAGDYDIESTIARVRDPRGISHRLSMYQRWPVRKPRPYLRRDDGISPLITGQRVIDTFFPQLKGGKGAVPGPFGAGKTVVQQQIARWSNADIVIYVGCGERGNELVDVLESFPELDDPYTGRKLMERTLLVANTSNMPVVAREASVYVGITMAEYYRDMGYDVVMLADSTSRWAEALREVSGRLGQMPVEEGYPAYLASRLAAVYERAGRVETYGAGSGSVTLIGAVSPPGGDFSEPVTSHTKDIIETFWALSKELADARHYPSIDWVTSFSKHVHTAAQWWHKEIDPDWEKRRTAALALLARDAELSRIVNLVGPEALSDAQRWELEGASLIKEGVLQQSALDEIDTFCSPQKQYALLDLAITIYKRGAALIKLGVPVSELQHLPLMAKMRRLKSMYSSEQLDQLLAFREEVNHAMESVRIEYAKHGEQS; encoded by the coding sequence ATGAGCGAAACCAAGAGAACAGGGATCATCCGAGACATCAACGGTCCCATCGTCACCGTCGAGCTGCCGGGTGTGCGCAGCGGCGAGCAGGTGAAGATCGGCGACCTGGGTCTCTTCGGCGAGGTGATCTCGCTTCGGGGTCAGCTGGCGGTCGTGCAGACCTATGAGTCCACCGACGGGGTGCGCCCGGGCGAGCCTGCGCTGGGCCTGGGCTGGCCGCTTTCGGTCGAGCTCGGTCCGGGTCTGATGGGCGGCATCTTCGACGGCGTGCAGCGTCCGCTCGAGAAGATCGCCTTGGAATCCGGCGACTACATCCGACGCGGCATCTCGGTGCCCGCGCTGGACCGGGCGCGCGAGTGGGAGTTCGAGCCCAATCGTGAGCTGAGCCCAGGCGCCAAGGTCGGGCCCGGCGTTGTCCTGGGCACCGTCCAGGAGACAACAACGGTCCTGCACCGGATCATGGTTCCGCCCGGGGTCGAGGGCGAGTTACTCGAGGTGGCGCCGGCTGGCGATTACGACATCGAGTCGACCATTGCTCGGGTGCGCGATCCACGCGGCATCAGTCACCGCCTGAGCATGTATCAGCGTTGGCCGGTGCGCAAACCACGGCCTTACCTGCGTCGCGACGACGGCATCTCGCCCCTGATTACGGGCCAACGGGTCATCGACACCTTCTTCCCGCAGCTCAAGGGCGGCAAGGGCGCGGTGCCCGGACCCTTCGGTGCCGGCAAAACGGTCGTACAGCAGCAGATCGCGCGCTGGTCGAACGCCGACATCGTCATCTATGTCGGCTGCGGCGAACGCGGCAACGAGCTGGTCGATGTGCTCGAAAGCTTCCCCGAGCTGGACGACCCCTACACGGGGCGCAAGCTGATGGAGCGCACACTGCTGGTCGCCAACACCTCCAACATGCCGGTGGTGGCGCGCGAGGCGTCGGTCTATGTCGGCATCACCATGGCCGAGTATTACCGCGACATGGGCTACGACGTGGTCATGCTGGCCGACTCCACCAGCCGCTGGGCCGAGGCCCTGCGCGAGGTTTCCGGGCGACTCGGTCAGATGCCGGTCGAGGAAGGCTACCCGGCCTACCTGGCCTCGCGCCTCGCTGCGGTCTACGAGCGCGCCGGACGTGTCGAGACCTACGGCGCGGGCTCCGGCTCGGTCACCCTGATCGGCGCGGTCTCGCCCCCGGGCGGCGACTTCTCCGAGCCCGTCACCAGCCACACCAAGGACATCATCGAGACCTTCTGGGCACTCTCCAAGGAACTGGCCGACGCGCGGCACTATCCTTCGATCGACTGGGTGACCAGCTTCTCCAAGCACGTGCACACCGCCGCGCAGTGGTGGCACAAAGAGATCGACCCGGATTGGGAGAAGCGTCGCACCGCCGCACTCGCACTCCTCGCGCGCGACGCCGAGCTCTCCCGAATCGTCAATCTGGTCGGACCCGAAGCACTCTCGGATGCGCAACGCTGGGAGCTGGAGGGCGCCTCGCTGATCAAGGAAGGCGTGCTCCAACAAAGCGCCCTCGACGAGATCGACACCTTCTGCTCACCCCAGAAACAATACGCCCTGCTCGATCTCGCGATCACCATCTACAAGCGCGGCGCCGCCCTGATCAAGCTCGGCGTACCGGTCTCGGAGCTGCAGCATCTACCGCTGATGGCGAAGATGCGACGCCTCAAGTCGATGTACTCCAGCGAGCAGCTCGATCAGCTCCTCGCCTTCCGCGAAGAGGTCAATCACGCGATGGAGTCGGTGCGGATCGAATACGCCAAACACGGCGAGCAGAGCTGA